TTCCAAGCGTACGTGACAGCTGTAATTTTTCCTTTGCTGCATTTGCTTCTTGTCGTTTACATTCGAATCCCTCAGGAAGATACAGCCCTTAACAGAAGACATTAATTCTTGTTGCACCTTGAGAAGAGCTTTGCTATACTTAAGTTAGAATGAAAATCATTATCAACTAGGGAGGCAGGCTGCCAAATGGTCCTTCTTATTATGCTGGTCGTACTTGTTTACAGCAGTTTAATGATTTGGGTATTGTCAAAGCTTGGTTCTGAACCGGCACATTCCGTACTTTCCCTTTTAAAAAGATCTCCGCTAAAGAATCAGCTGAAGCGGCAGAAAACATATGAAGAAAGCTTTTCAGCCAAGTAACTCCACTTGGCTTTTTCTTTTGTTATAATATAGGGCAGATGATGAATATTGTCGAATTTTTTCAGGAACTGAACTTCTGGGAGCAGTGGTTGAAGTAAGGAGCGTATTATGACTCAGAACTCACTTGCATATTTTTTAGAAGATTTATGGACAAAGGGATTTAAGCTTTCCGATGAAGATGTGAGGTTTATTTACTTTGGCAAGTATTCCGTAAATGCCGCTGAATGGAAGGTGATTATTGCGATAAAAATCACCTTAAAGTACCAGCACACGTTTGATCCCAGTTTTTTTATCAGCGTTTTGGAACACATCGCCAAACCTTATATAACTACAAAAAAACATGTGTTTAAGGCTCTTGAATATCGCGGCTTATCCAAGAAACAACACACTCGAAACTACCAGAAATCGAAGTCGTAAAACCATTGTCAGTCTATCGTTCTGCTCGTAAAGCTGATCTCGCTATTCGATCTGCATTCTTATTCTGCTTCTCCGGAATCCACTTGATAAATACGAAGGCAAAAGCGTTTTTTAAATGTTGAATACGTTCTAATAAAGGGATGAATTTTTCATTTTTGGAAAATTCCTTTTCTAATGTATCTACAACAATCCTCGAGTCAGACCTAAGGGAAATGATCTCCCCGGGAAATTCGCTTTGGCAGATTTCCAACGCTTTGATCACTCCCCAAAATTCCGCTTCATGGTTAGATAATTCACCTAATTGGAAGGAATACTCCCAATGTTTATCTGCGTGCTTCATGTACACTCCACAAGCACTGGGACCTGGATCCCCCATTGCTGCTCCATCTGTATAAACTTCTATCAATATAATCCTCCTCTTTCAAGGTGATTTGATCTGTGAAACGGTTTTGCTGCATATAAAAAACGGTTGTCCATTGCTGCAGCGATAAATTTGATTAGATAGGTGCTCAAGAAAATCTCGACTCACACCGTTCATCAAGGAAGGAAATTATTTAAAAAAACGGCAATCCTTAAGGGATTGCCGTAAAATTATTTATTTATTCTTTCACTACATTAGCAGCTTGTGGACCGCGGTCGCCTTCTACGATTTCAAATTCAACGGTTTGTCCTTCTTCCAATGTTTTAAAACCTTCCTCTTGGATGGCAGAGAAGTGGACAAATACATCGTTTCCATCTTCGATTTGGATAAATCCATAACCTTTTTCTGCGTTGAACCATTTAACAGTACCGTTTTGCATAATAAAATCCTCCTAAGACTTGCACGTAAAACGTGGAAATTACAAATTGACCGCAGGAAATAGAAAATCCCATAAAAGCGTGGAATATAAATTCCAAAGCACTTCTATGGGAACTACCTGTCATTTATGATTCCGTACGACCTATTTGCTTAGTTACAATATATCGTATCTCAAAAGGAGCGTCAACAATAAAGTGCACTATTCACACTTTTCTGAAAAAACAAAGGTTTCATAATTATTCCATATTGCAAACAGGGAGGATCGTAGTAAGATGGAAGTATTAAATGAATAAAGGGGTGAAGAGATGAAAGATACGATTTATGATTTACACGACAGAATTAAGCTTATCGACGGTTTTGACCTTGGAATGAAAGGTAGGACCGGCACATATTTGTTAGAAGAGGAAGAACTTACACTAATTGAAACAGGTCCAAGCCCTTCGGTGAAGCATGTAATAGATGGATTAAAAGCATTACATAAGAAATCGGAAGACGTGAAGTACATCGTGCTGACTCATATCCATTTGGATCATGCAGGCGGTGCTGGACTCCTGCTTAAAGAATGCCCCAACGCTTCTGTTATCGTACATCCGAAAGGGAAACGTCATCTGGCCAATCCAGAAAGGCTAATTGCAGGAGCAAAGCAAGTGTATGGGAGTCAATTTAATGAGTTATTTGATCCAATTCTACCTATTCCTGAAGATAAATTGATCGTGAAGGAGGAAGGGGAAACGCTCCAACTTGGCCGCGATCGTACGTTGACATTTTATGATACACCAGGACATGCAAAGCACCATTTTGCGATTTATGATTCACTAAGCAACGGGTTATTTACTGGGGACACGGCTGGAATCCGTTATCATCAGACGGAAGAAGAAGGAGGTACCTTTTATCTGCCTTCCACGTCCCCGAACCAGTTTGACCCTGAAGCCATGCTTGCATCCATTGATCATTTTAAAGAAATGAAAGTGGACCGGCTCTTTTTTGGTCACTTCGGGGTAACTGAACAGCCCGGGGCAGCTATGGATGAAGTCGAGTATTGGATTCCAAAATTTGTCCAGCTGGGTAGGAAGGCCGTGAAAGACGGAGAAGGGGTGGAGGGCATTGAAAAACGTCTGCTCACAGAAGTCTCTTCTGCTCTTACGTTAAAAGGAGTATCTAATGATCACGACGTCTATGAAATACTTAAACTGGATCTTGCTGTTTGCGCATTAGGAATTGCTGATTATTTAATGAAGGCAGATAAATAGTAAAAAGCAGAGAGCAGGCTGCTCTCTGCTTTTTAATCTACATAGATAGGATACGAGACTTCTCTTCGAATCTTCCTCAACTCTTTGCTCTTTCCACTTACCAGTAACTTGTCTCCCAGCTGAAGAGTTGTATGTCCATGGGGGATAATGACTTCTCCATGACGGTAAATGTGTAAGATCAACGATTCACCGAGAAAAGGCAGTTCGGTAAGCGGAATGTGTTCGTAATTGGAATGACTGACAACGATCTCTTTGATGGTTTTGTTGTGCTGAGTCATTAATTTAACGAGTCCTGGATTTTCTATTAAAGCTTTCAACAACGTACGGGTAGACGACAGAGTAGAATACACAGTTACATTCTCATCATCCGTTAAGTTCTTTTGAAGTGACTGGTCTTCTACTCGGACAACAATTGTCTTCAAACCTAGACGTTTAGCGTAATTGCCTAGTTGGATATTGATTTCGTCATCCCTGGTAGCAAAAACGATCTTATCCGCTTCAAAAGCTCCTTTTTCTTCTAACAGACCAACGGAAAGTTCATCGACATTGATCAGCGGGTAGGGGTGGACAAAATTGTGCTCGGCTTCCTGGGAAGCGCTGTACACTCTAACTACTGCCTGGTCCTCCATTAAATCTCTGGCAACGGCGAAAGTTGTTGGATTCGCGCCAATAATAGAGATTTGAATTTTCTTTGCAGGCGTAGTCGGAAAGAGCTTTGTGAATACGACCGGGGAAATTAAGCAAGTAATAATGGATACCAAGATCACCGCCCCGTTCAATGTTTCAGAGATTACTCCAAGGTCAAGCGCGATAGCTGAAGCCGCAATTACCAGGCTTAATTTGGAAGTAGTGAGAATGCCGATACTGAATACTTCTTTCCAAGGGTACCACTTTTTAAGAACGAGTGAAGGGACGAGTTTTGCCACATACATAAAAATGAGAAGAAGCGGCATAAGCAGGAGCGTTTGCCGGTCGACAAACAGTTCCCAAATATTCAGATCAACTCCAATAGTGACAAAAAAGATAGGGATGAGAAATCCGAACCCAAAGGAATCCAGCTGATGGACAAAATCTTCATCAGGGCCAAGTAATGAGATGATTACTCCTGCTAAAAAAGCTCCGAGGATGTTTTCTGCTCCGATCACTTCGGACAAGGCAACGAACAAGAGAATGAGGGCAAATACGCCTCTCGTACCTAGTTGAGTTGTCCCTTTCTGCAGGCTTTTAAACCAAGCAAAATTAAAGTAACGCTTGATAATTCGATAGGCTAGAAAGAAAGCGAGAAAAAGGACAAACAGCCATAACACCCTGAGCCCTTCCTGATCACGAAACATGGCATAAACAGTTAACAGGATCATCGTTGTAAAATCGGCAATCATAGTAACAAGAAGAATAATCTGGCCCAATATTCCTTCTGTCATTTTTCTCTCTTTTAATACAGGAACAACAATCCCAAGAGAAATTGTAGAGATAATTAACGTCATTAAATAGGGGTCTTTAATTAAATCAAGACCTACAAGAATCATCGATAAGAGAAAAGAAATCACAAGGATGGAGAGGAAAATAAGCAGAGCAGCAGCAATCGGATTTGGATGATTCTCCTGCTTGCGCCGCTTCTTTTCAAACACGGTGAAGTCTATTTCAAGTCCGCTGATAAACATGAGAAAAATAAAACCCAGCAATGATAAAAGCTCAAGTGTTGGATCTTCAGATATAAGATTAAAACCGCTTTTCCCAATTATTAATCCAGCGATAATTTCTGCTATGACAACCGGAATGAACCGCAGGTGTAGTCTTTGTAAAATGATAGGTATGAAAAAGGCAATCCCGACAACGATCATTAGTGAGGTTAAAGAATGATGTTCCAAGCAGACACCTCTTTATGTACAGATTTAATTAGGATAAGAATAACGAATCCATCATGATAATACAATGAAAGTGCTTTGAAGCAAAGGTAATGGTGTAAAAAAGCGGATAGTAAAGACAATATTTTCAAGGGAAATTCGTTTAAGTAAGGATGACAGAAGGTAGTCAGCATTTAACAAGCTCCTGTCAATTCTCAAATTTGGTTGATCACTGCCACATTAAGGAAAAGCTTACAAAGAAAAAAAGCAGGGGAGGTTATTATCCCGCTGCTTTTGTTTATCAACCGGTATTTCTCAAACCTGCAGCGATGCCGCTGATGGTTAGCAGCACCTCAGTTTGAAGCTCTTCATCTTCATAGGATTTTTCACGAAGTTGTTTAATCAATTCTACCTGAAGGAAGTTCAAAGGATCTACATAAGGATTTCTTAACCGGACAGACTCCTGAATTGTACCCTGCTGATCAAGCAGCTCAGCATCTCCAGTGATTTGTAGAAGGATATCCTTCGTTTCATTGTATTCCTGAACAATGTTCTCAAAAATCCTATTCCCCATCGTCTGATCCTGCACAAGTGCAATGTATTCCTTAGCTGTTTGTATATCTGCTTTTGTTAGTGCCATTTGAAGATTATCGATGGTAGACCTGAAAAACGGCCAGTTTTGATACATTTGCTGCAGAGTTGCTAAATGATCTTCACTTTCAGCCGCATAGCTTTTAAGACCAGTGCCTGAAGCGTACCAGGCAGGCAGAAGCTGACGGCTTTGTGTCCAGGCAAATACCCAAGGAATGGCACGTAAATTTTCAAACTTAGAACTGTCTTTTCTTTTCATAGGTCTTGAACCTATATTTAATTCACCCAGCTCCTGCAGTGGAGTAGCTTCATTAAAGTAAGTCAAGAAATCACTGTCATCAAATACAAGAGAATGGTATTTCTTTAAAGCGGTATCCGAAATTTCCTCCATTGCCTGCTCCCATTTTTCTTCACGGTGATGAGATTGTTCAGATTCCTGAGATACATTTGCAGCTCCTTCCACTAACGTGGATGCTGCCTGTTCTAAACTGCGGTACGCGATGTCCCTCAATAGGTAACGGGAGGAAAGCACCTCTCCTTGTTCTGTAATTTTTACTCCTTCGCCCAACGTTTCGGCAGGCTGGGATAAGAGGCTGCGATTTAACGGACCGCCGCCCCGGCCAAGTGAGCCGCCCCGGCCATGGAAAAATTTTAATCCGATTTGATAGGACTTAGCCATGTCATGAATTTCCTGTTGGGCTTTATACAGACGCCAGTTCGCCGTAAGTGTTCCGCCATCTTTACTTCCATCAGAGTAGCCTAACATAATCTCCTGATGATTGTTTCGCTCTTGTAAGTGTTTGCTGTAGACTTCCATATCAAACAACTTCTGCAAGATTTTCGGTCCGGCTACTAGATCATCAACAGTCTCAAGGAGAGGAGCTACATTCAGCCTGCTTTCGACTTTCCCATCGGCGTGAAGCCGGTAAATTCCCGCTTCCTTAGCGAGCACCAACACTTCCAATAAGTCGCTTGCTGATTCTGTCATACTGATTAAGTACACTTCAATCGACCGTTCTCCGAATTCGCGATGTGCTTCTCTAATCATTTGAAACACTTTCAGCATTTCCTGGGTTTCTTCTGAATAATCTTCATTCAATAGTGTAATGGGGCGAGGATCCTTCAATACTGTTTCAAGAATAGTTAACTTTTCTTCTTCTGCTAACTCTGAATAATTTTGGACGATATCCACCTTGCTTAGAATCTCGTCGATTGCTGCTTCGTGTTCTCCACTGTGGTTTCTAATATCAAGGGTGGCTAAGTGGAAACCAAATAATTCCACTTGTCTGATTAATTTACGAAGCATCTTAAGTTCATGCTTGTTAGGCTGGTGCAGTTTTACACTGTTTCTAATTAAGTAAAGATCTTCAAGAAGCTCTTCTGCATCTTTATAGCCGTGTTCAGATTTACTTACTTTACGGAGCCGTTCTAGAATGACAGCAAACTTCCTGCGGTAAATCTCTGCATCCATCCGCCACTTTTTGTCATTTGGCAGCCATTCTTCTTCTTTTCTTACTGAGGCTAATAATTCATCACTGACTTCAACCCGGTTCGTAGAATGACTGAACCTTTTCATAAGTTCAATCAATACATTTTCGTACTTGTCCAAGATTAATTCCTGCTGCTTTTCTAAAGTCTGCCAAGTAATTTCAGGTGTGACATTAGGATTTCCATCCCGGTCACCACCGATCCAGGAACCGAATTTTAAGAAGTTCGGAACATCCCAATCTTCACCTGGATAAGCTTCTTCCAGCCGGGATTCAAGCTCCTGGTGAATATCCGGAAGCACATCAAACAGCGTTTCATCAAAATAATAAAGCCCATTTCGCACTTCATCCATGACGGTTGGTTTACGATGTCTTAGTTCATCTGTCTGCCAAAGAACAGTGACTTCATTAAACAAACTTTCTTCAAGATTTTCACGTTCGTTCTTTGTCAGGGGCTTTTGATCCAATTGCTGGAGGATTGTTGCAATTCGCTTTTGAATTTCCAGAACGGTCCGCTTAGTCGCCTCGGTAGGGTGGGCTGTAATAATCAGTTCTAAGGATAGTTGATCGAGAACATTCTTAATAACTTCTTTAGAAAAATCATTTTCCTTAAGAGATAATACGGCACTATCCAGGGAAAAAGGCTGGACACCGTGGTCTTCTCTTGTCTGATATTCTCTGCGGCGTCTTATTCGGTGATTTTGTTCAGCTACATTTACTAAGTGGAAATAAATTGAAAATGCGCGGATGACCTGGGAACGCATAGGTGGTTCGAGGTTGTAAATTTCATCTTTAAGTTTTTCGTAAGTAGAGGGATCGTAGTGATTTCTCAAGTTCTTAGTCAGCTGCCTGATACTCTCTACTTTGTTTAACAATTCTTCGCCTCCATGATGGACGAGAATATCCCCAAGGATATTTCCAAGTACATTGACATCCCGTCTGAGAGGAGTTGTATGATCTTTTCTTTCTGTTTGTGTGGACACACTTTCACCTTCCTCAATAAATTCAATTATGACGGCTTCTTTCTGCAATCCGCCGCTATGTTTTAATAATGTTATCAGAATAATCTTTATAGTCAAATGATTCAGATGGCTGTGAGGATTTCTGCCACTGATCGCCATGTAGGGAAAATAAGACCATTATAGAAATGGAAACGTTAACATGGACAACTTTTAAAATCGTGATAAAATTAAGTGTAAGTAATGAAAAAGGAGCTTTCTCTATGAAGTTATGGGTTAGAAAAATATTTGTAGTACTCATTGCTGTATTCACTTTAGGCTTGTACATCCCTCCTTCTGCAGCGACTTCCCAGCTTGCAAAAAATGATAATGTTACTCCTGACCAGGATATTAGAGAAAGAGCAACTGCGGATGAGAACAGGGGAGAAGAACCGCCCGGGGAATTAAACGCTGAAAATGAAAGATTTTATACGGAACATATAATCCGTTCTTTGACAGCCCAGGCAAAGATTCAAACCGAAACAAAGTTAGGCCCGAGAATTATGGGACAGGTGGAAGGTGATGTAATTCATCAGATCTATCCTAAGATCGAAGAAGTCATGACTTCACTCATCCATCAATCAGAGAAAGAGCAACTGCCGTATTTTGAAATCTCTGAACAACCCTCTGCAGGGTATGGCGAAAAAATCTTCAACCTTTATGATGCCCGTTCTAAGCAGCATATAGCAAAGTTTCATGTTCGAAGAGAGAAAAAACCTCAGGAAGGTTATTGGTTTAACTTTCACTACCATCTCGAGCGGGACCATTTTCAACAGCACCATTTGCTCGGGGATGTCTACTGGGACAAAAACACACCACCTAAATGGATGGCTTAAGAGTTAAGCCGCTTACATATCAATCGTAAGAAAAGGAGCTCAGCAGCTCCTTTTTTCTTAGATTCAACCATTCAATACCCGTAACTCCTGGAGCGAAAACGAAATTCAACGATAGAAAGGACGGATGTCATGCATGAATTATCGTTTATAGACGGACATAACGATACGATCACTAAGTTAATGAATAACGACATTTCTGTGGAGGAAGCTTTTTTAAAAGGCAATTCACAGACTCATCTTGATTTTCCGAGAGCAAAGGAAAGTGGGTTTGCAGGGGGGTTCTTTGCTGCTTTTACAGCTCCTCAGAAGGAACTAAAAGGACCAGAACATTACATTACGGCAGAAGGATACCGAATCCCTCTTCCTGAAGCTTTAGATTATGAATACTGCCACAGGAAGACGAACGCGGTCATCGCTGATTTGTATCGTCTGGAAGCGGCCAGTGCTAATCACCTTCAAATAATAAGAAGCTACAAGGACTTGGAAGCAGCCTTGGCGAAGAAAGTAATGGCCGTTATCCTTCATATCGAAGGGGCTGAAGCTATCGACGCTCACTTAGACGCTCTTCATGTTTATTATGAAGCAGGTTTGAGATCATTAGGTTTAGTGTGGAGCAGGCCGAATATTTTTGCAGAAGGGGTCCCTTACCAGTTTCCGTCCTCGCCTGATACAGGAAATGGGCTCACAAAACTAGGTAAGCACTTAGTACGTAAGTGTAATGAGTTAGGAATTATGATCGATAATTCCCACCTCAATGAAAAAGGGTTCTGGGATGTTGCCGCATTGTCTGACTCCCCTTTAGTTGCCACTCATTCAAATGCTCATTCCTTATGTCCAATTTCTCGGAACTTGACCGATAAACAACTGGATGCTATAGCTGAATCCAACGGAGTAGTGGGGATTACTTACAGCAATAATATGCTCAGAATGGACGGGGACCTCTCACAGGATACAGCCATCGAAGATATCGTAAAGCACATTACTTATATAAGTAACCGCGTAGGCGTTGAGCATGTTGCTTTAGGTTCTGATTTCGATGGAGCAGTCATTTCTAAAGAACTTAAAGACGTAACGGGGGTTCCAAAAATTTTACAACGTCTGAATCAAAGTGGGTTTACCGACTCGGACATAAAGAAGCTCAGCTCTGAAAATTGGCTGAGAATTACTAGGAATACGTGGAAATAACAAGATCGCCAGGGCTGGCTGACCCTGGCGATCTTGTTATTTTGAATCTTTCTTTTTAAATGGCCACCATACCCCTTGGCCGAACGATACGGTAATAGCTGGAATGAGCAGCGGAAGAATGATCAACCCATAAAAAAGCAATCCAGTAATGACGATGGTTGCGATTTGGATTAAGCTCAGCACTCCAGAAGGCATCATGGCTGCAAATGTCCCAGCGAGAATGATGGCTGCTGTGATTACTACTGTGCCCATTTTAGCCATGGAAATATGCATGGCTTCTCGAATATCAATAGTAGCTTCTTCATTAAATCGATCGAGAAGGAAGATCGAATAATCGACCCCCAAGGCAATTAACATCACGAATCCGAAGAATGGAACAGCCCACGTAATCCCGTCATAACCTAGAATATTGACGAAGACTAATTCGGCAATGGACAAGGACGTATAGTACGTTAATAATAATGACCCGATCATATAAACCGGCATAATAAGGGAGCGGAATAGCAATGTTAATACGATAAATAATCCTGCTACCATAATGGTTACTGTTCTGTTAAAGTCACTCTTTGAAATCGCAGCCAAATCTTCATTTGTACTTGAAATACCGTTATAGGCAATTGTTTTGTTTTCTAATGGTGTATTTTTAATCTGCTGCTGGACGGTTTGTTTGATTTCTTTTGTTGTATCGATGGCTTCTTTTGAATAAGGGTCATTTTGCAATATGACCTCAAGTTTTATCCCCTTTTTGCCAGCAAACGAATAGCGATTGATCGATGACTGAAAATCCTTATTAGTAAGTGTATCCTCAGGAATATAAACTCCGGTATCATGCAGAGCAGATGATTTTCCCATGGCAGATACCATATCCGTTGCTTCCGTTAATCCGTTTTGGATCTTATTTAATCCATCAACGGCAGATCCGACCCCGTTTGCTAATTGTGACAGTCCGTTTTTAAGCTGGCCGGCTTGGCTTGACTTGCTTTCAAGCTGTGTGGAAGCACCGGAAATAGACTGTTGAATTTGTCCGAGCTGCTGTTGGACCTGCGCCAGTTGGGCTGCTGCCTGCTGAACATTCCCGGTCTGCTGTAATCCTTGATTGATCTTTCCCAGCTGCTGGTTGATTTGTCCGAGCCCACTCGCCGCTTGAGAGAGCCCGCCTGTATTAGATCCAGCAGGTACCTGACTTGACATACCTGACAGCTGGTTCTGAATTTCTTTCAAGCCGTTCTTTGTATCCTTAATGCCATCTGTCGACTTCTCCAGTCCGTCGGCCACTTGGGCCAGCTGATTATCAGCATAAAAATCATTGACCACTTCTCCTGTCGGACGGGTAACTGTTCGAACTTTATCAACGTTATTGTTCTTATTAATAGCAGCAGCCAAATCTTCCACATAAGGAAGCAGCTCGTTCGTAACGATTTCTTCGTCATCTTTAACGATGATAGTTAAAGGAAGCGACTCTCCTTTTCCAAATCCATCCTCAATTGCATGAAGTCCTTTTACCGAGTCATAACCACTGCCAATTTCGTTCACAGTATTGTAGGATAATTTTCCGTTGTAGAGAAGTAAAAACGGAACTGTGATTAGAGCGACCACCAGTATGGACCATAAAGGACGGTAAATGGAGAATTGGCCAAGACTTTTCCAAAGTTTGCTGTCTTTATGTGAAGCAGAGCGCTTAGAAGGCCAGAACAACGTTTTCTTCAAAATCGCCATGAAAAAAGGAACGAGCGTAAAGAGTACAAGCAGAAGGACAGCGATTCCAACGGCCACTCCCACGGCTGATTTAAAGATGGTAAATTCGGCAAATCCAATGGATAGAAAACCGATAAATACAGCTATTCCGCTGATGACTAAAGTTTTTCCTGCTGTCTTGTAAGTATTTGCTATCGCATCAACAGTAGAATGTCCAGCTGTAAGTTCTTCCTTATAACGACTTAATAATAAAATGCAATAATCCGTCCCGATCCCGAACAAAACAGCAACTAAAAAGATTTGAGTATAATTCGAGACAGGAAAGTCAAACCATTTAATAAAGAAAGCGACGATGGATTGACTGAGCAAGTAAGTCACACCGACAGCCAGAAGCGGAATGAAAGGAGTGACAAACGAGCGGAAAACAGCAAACAGCAAAACGAAGATAAGGACTACTGTTATGATTTCTGTCCGTTCAAGGCCTTTTTGACTGCTTTCATTTACATCATGATTGATGATGGATTGACCTGTGATATAAGCAGGAATTTCTTTCTTCAATACGTCTTGTTTGATCGTAGCTGCAAGCTGGTTGATTTCTTCTTCAGAACCTTCAACAGTCACCGGTACAAGAACCGTCTTTTGATCTTTAGATACCAGCTGATCTTTACTCTCCTCATTCTCAAAAGGATCAATAACACTGGAAACGGGCGAATCCATTTTTTTCAGTTCTTCAATCATCTCTGAAATGCTGGATTCCGTTTTATTATCAAGAGGCTGATCCAAGTCGTAAACAATAGAAATCGTTTCGTCACTTGCTCCGGAATCGTCAAGCAGTTCTTGAGCTTGTTGGGAATCAGCATCCTCTGGTAATTGCAGAGTACCGGCGTCTTCCGCCTGTTCTGTAAGATTAGGAGCTATGAATAACAGGAGAACGGTAACAGCAATGAGCGTTGTTGCAATGAACCATTTAAATCTTAAAATTTGCTTCATGCTTTATCTTCCTCAACTTTCATTATAGTTTTCAGCTTTTCAAAAATACGGATAAACTCTTCGATTTCTTCGCTCTCGAGCTCTTGAGCAAGCAGTCCCTCTATGTGGGTGGATATCGCTTCATTTGAAGTGTTCACGATTTCCTGACCTTCTCTTGTTAAAGAAATGGTCTTACCACGCTGATCAAGATTCGAACCAGTTACTTTAACGAGGCCCTGGCTGCTCAGCTTCTTAATACGGTTTGAAACGGCACTTTTATGCACACCTTGGAGGGAAGCGAGTCTCCCTGGAGAAACCTGCTCTGTCTTTGAGATGATTTGCATCATATGGAGCTGTTCAGATGAATACGTCTGAAAAACTTCATGGTCAATGGATTTAATGACTCGTTCCGTCCCATAAATCATAATGTCTTTAAACAATTCAATGGCATGATTCAGTTGACTGTCTATCTTCGCCACCTCCCATTTTCGGATCAAAAAGT
This Halobacillus salinarum DNA region includes the following protein-coding sequences:
- a CDS encoding YpjP family protein gives rise to the protein MKLWVRKIFVVLIAVFTLGLYIPPSAATSQLAKNDNVTPDQDIRERATADENRGEEPPGELNAENERFYTEHIIRSLTAQAKIQTETKLGPRIMGQVEGDVIHQIYPKIEEVMTSLIHQSEKEQLPYFEISEQPSAGYGEKIFNLYDARSKQHIAKFHVRREKKPQEGYWFNFHYHLERDHFQQHHLLGDVYWDKNTPPKWMA
- a CDS encoding ribonuclease HI family protein, with the protein product MIEVYTDGAAMGDPGPSACGVYMKHADKHWEYSFQLGELSNHEAEFWGVIKALEICQSEFPGEIISLRSDSRIVVDTLEKEFSKNEKFIPLLERIQHLKNAFAFVFIKWIPEKQNKNADRIARSALRAER
- a CDS encoding cold-shock protein, with translation MQNGTVKWFNAEKGYGFIQIEDGNDVFVHFSAIQEEGFKTLEEGQTVEFEIVEGDRGPQAANVVKE
- a CDS encoding cation:proton antiporter family protein, giving the protein MEHHSLTSLMIVVGIAFFIPIILQRLHLRFIPVVIAEIIAGLIIGKSGFNLISEDPTLELLSLLGFIFLMFISGLEIDFTVFEKKRRKQENHPNPIAAALLIFLSILVISFLLSMILVGLDLIKDPYLMTLIISTISLGIVVPVLKERKMTEGILGQIILLVTMIADFTTMILLTVYAMFRDQEGLRVLWLFVLFLAFFLAYRIIKRYFNFAWFKSLQKGTTQLGTRGVFALILLFVALSEVIGAENILGAFLAGVIISLLGPDEDFVHQLDSFGFGFLIPIFFVTIGVDLNIWELFVDRQTLLLMPLLLIFMYVAKLVPSLVLKKWYPWKEVFSIGILTTSKLSLVIAASAIALDLGVISETLNGAVILVSIITCLISPVVFTKLFPTTPAKKIQISIIGANPTTFAVARDLMEDQAVVRVYSASQEAEHNFVHPYPLINVDELSVGLLEEKGAFEADKIVFATRDDEINIQLGNYAKRLGLKTIVVRVEDQSLQKNLTDDENVTVYSTLSSTRTLLKALIENPGLVKLMTQHNKTIKEIVVSHSNYEHIPLTELPFLGESLILHIYRHGEVIIPHGHTTLQLGDKLLVSGKSKELRKIRREVSYPIYVD
- a CDS encoding DUF6123 family protein codes for the protein MTQNSLAYFLEDLWTKGFKLSDEDVRFIYFGKYSVNAAEWKVIIAIKITLKYQHTFDPSFFISVLEHIAKPYITTKKHVFKALEYRGLSKKQHTRNYQKSKS
- a CDS encoding MBL fold metallo-hydrolase, whose amino-acid sequence is MKDTIYDLHDRIKLIDGFDLGMKGRTGTYLLEEEELTLIETGPSPSVKHVIDGLKALHKKSEDVKYIVLTHIHLDHAGGAGLLLKECPNASVIVHPKGKRHLANPERLIAGAKQVYGSQFNELFDPILPIPEDKLIVKEEGETLQLGRDRTLTFYDTPGHAKHHFAIYDSLSNGLFTGDTAGIRYHQTEEEGGTFYLPSTSPNQFDPEAMLASIDHFKEMKVDRLFFGHFGVTEQPGAAMDEVEYWIPKFVQLGRKAVKDGEGVEGIEKRLLTEVSSALTLKGVSNDHDVYEILKLDLAVCALGIADYLMKADK
- the ppc gene encoding phosphoenolpyruvate carboxylase, whose translation is MAISGRNPHSHLNHLTIKIILITLLKHSGGLQKEAVIIEFIEEGESVSTQTERKDHTTPLRRDVNVLGNILGDILVHHGGEELLNKVESIRQLTKNLRNHYDPSTYEKLKDEIYNLEPPMRSQVIRAFSIYFHLVNVAEQNHRIRRRREYQTREDHGVQPFSLDSAVLSLKENDFSKEVIKNVLDQLSLELIITAHPTEATKRTVLEIQKRIATILQQLDQKPLTKNERENLEESLFNEVTVLWQTDELRHRKPTVMDEVRNGLYYFDETLFDVLPDIHQELESRLEEAYPGEDWDVPNFLKFGSWIGGDRDGNPNVTPEITWQTLEKQQELILDKYENVLIELMKRFSHSTNRVEVSDELLASVRKEEEWLPNDKKWRMDAEIYRRKFAVILERLRKVSKSEHGYKDAEELLEDLYLIRNSVKLHQPNKHELKMLRKLIRQVELFGFHLATLDIRNHSGEHEAAIDEILSKVDIVQNYSELAEEEKLTILETVLKDPRPITLLNEDYSEETQEMLKVFQMIREAHREFGERSIEVYLISMTESASDLLEVLVLAKEAGIYRLHADGKVESRLNVAPLLETVDDLVAGPKILQKLFDMEVYSKHLQERNNHQEIMLGYSDGSKDGGTLTANWRLYKAQQEIHDMAKSYQIGLKFFHGRGGSLGRGGGPLNRSLLSQPAETLGEGVKITEQGEVLSSRYLLRDIAYRSLEQAASTLVEGAANVSQESEQSHHREEKWEQAMEEISDTALKKYHSLVFDDSDFLTYFNEATPLQELGELNIGSRPMKRKDSSKFENLRAIPWVFAWTQSRQLLPAWYASGTGLKSYAAESEDHLATLQQMYQNWPFFRSTIDNLQMALTKADIQTAKEYIALVQDQTMGNRIFENIVQEYNETKDILLQITGDAELLDQQGTIQESVRLRNPYVDPLNFLQVELIKQLREKSYEDEELQTEVLLTISGIAAGLRNTG